From the genome of Anopheles moucheti chromosome 3, idAnoMoucSN_F20_07, whole genome shotgun sequence, one region includes:
- the LOC128304534 gene encoding zinc finger matrin-type protein 5 yields the protein MGRKYFCDYCDKRIQNDYSIIKQHNVGLPHLRAKAEYYQQFKDIEQILMEAKHKPPCRSLKDGSECTFGVFCRYRHYTPEQMREMEELAGKHTLFIRKKRSERLHKYMRNVNARTELFVRKRFDRPAAEKLPPSMCIFSAAV from the exons ATGGGGCGAAAATACTTCTGTGATTACTGTGACAAAAGAATACAAAACGATTACAGCATCATCAAACAACACAATGTAGGTCTCCCGCATCTTCGAGCCAAGGCAGAATACTATCAGCAATTTAAAG ATATAGAGCAAATTCTTATGGAAGCCAAACATAAACCTCCATGCCGTTCGTTGAAAGACGGCAGCGAATGCACATTTGGAGTATTTTGTCGGTATCGCCATTACACGCCGGAACAAATGCGGGAAATGGAAGAACTTG CTGGTAAACACACACTCTTCATTCGGAAGAAACGATCAGAACGGCTACATAAATACATGCGCAACGTAAACGCTCGCACAGAGTTATTCGTTCGAAAACGGTTCGATCGGCCTGCAGCCGAAAAACTACCACCTTCCATGTGTATATTTTCAGCCGCGGTGTaa